ACGTTCATAGAGCTGTTGAACAATATCATCTCTCAGCTTGGCCGTTGAAAGCTGCTGTGCTTCTGTGTAAAGCTGTTGAATACTCATTTAAGCTCTCTCCTTTTGTCCAAATCGCTCGTTAATCTCATTCAGTAATGTTTCGTCACCATCCAGCAACCTTAACGAAACCCAACGTGCGGACAACTCATTTCCAATAAGCTCCGAAACTTTTGGTTCAATTTTCTTAATTTGTTCTTCAATATCATCCGGGTAGGTGGTTTGGACAGGTTGACATTCTATCGCACCGGTCACGATTCGGTCTATGGTATCTAGCAGCATAGGGAAGCCTTTTTTATTTCGTGCCGATATTTTAATCACAGGAACGCCTAATCGATTTGTTAAAATCCGCTCATTAATGTTAATCCCTTGTTTTTCTGCGACATCGATTAGGTTAATACAGATAATTACATTATTTGTCATTTCCAATACCTGTAAGGCTAAATTGAAGTTTCTCTCTAAGGATGTTGCATCCAGTACAACAACGGTAACATCTGGTTTTTCGAAAACAATATAGTTTCTTGCTACTTCTTCATCACTTGAATTGGAAAAAAGCGAATAGGTACCTGGAAGATCAATCAAATTAAACGTTGTATCTTTATACTGAACATTGCCTTGCGCGAGCGAAACAGTCTTTCCAGCCCAGTTTCCTGTATGCTGTCTTAAGCCCGTTAAGGCATTAAATAAAGTACTCTTACCGGTATTTGGGTTTCCCGCCAAGGCCACTCGATAACTATTCCCCATCTGTCATCAACACCCCTTCTATCCGAGAGCTTTCCTCTTTTCTTAACGCAATGGTCGTTTGACTGACTCGATAAGCAATTGGGTCCCCTAAAGGGCTTTTTCTAATGACCTCGACCATCGCACCAGCCACAAAGCCTAAATCTAACAATCTTCTTCTCATCACACCGTCCAGATTTAAAGAAGTGATTTGAATTAAATTTCCCTTCTCACCATCCACAAGTCTCATTGTTTTTGGTATGCTCATATCTCTTTCCCCCTTATTAAAATTTTTCCTTCGTGCAACTTTTTCTTAATTATATGCTAAAACATACCACTTGTGTCATTTTTCCGAAAAAAAAATTAGCTGCCTACTAATAGGCAGCTAAGAAGATAAATTTTAGGTCAATACTTCCCTTAGAAGTATTCCAAGTGTAATTCCTATAAACATCGATGTCAGCGTACCCAATAGAAAATACTCTGCCCAGTTGCGGTCATCCATTTGTTTGAACCGTGCAATCGACTTAGCCGCAACGATAAATCCAATCGCTGGATAAGCACTGTAAAAGGTTAACACGATAACTAGTAATCTCTCAATATAACCAATTAATTTTCCCCGTGAGAGATCATGTTTGCTAAAAATCGTATAGTTATATTCCTCTGTTAAGGCTCTATTACCCGTATGGTTCTTGGCATATTGAGCCTCTTGCCGTTCATTTTTAAATGTATATTTCCCTTCAAAGGTTAAAAGCTGATTAGGCAGGGAGCCTAATAGGATTTTTATCATGTGTCCACTTACACTAGTGGCAAGAATCAAAACAATAAGAATGAATAATACCGAGTTTATCGTGCCCAATTCTTTCCCGTTTCTAAAAAATTCCTGGATACTTGCAAGCTGAACACCTAAAAAATACTGTCCAGCAAGGAGAATTGTTCCAAGGTGTATCAGCTGATCAATCGTGAAGAAACTAGCTCTTTTTAGGTTTTCTTCATTGCTTATTTTTAAGGTATCAAGGAGCCTGATTTTAAGGATATCGGTAATTAAATGGCTGCTCACAATAAAGAGCAACGGAAAAATAAGACACGTAATAATACTCACTTCTTTAGATGAAAAAAGGTAAAAAACTGTCAGCACAAGTACATTTACAAGAAAATGGTGGCCAATATGCTTCTTAATATTTTTCATTTTGTCTACGACCATTTCATCGGTCTGCAAATAAAAATCAGCTATGAGATGGGCGAGAATGAGGGATAATAATAGCATGGAAACTCCTCTCTATCAGGTCATTGCTTAATATGATTTAATTTTAAATGATGTCGAATTGATTCCATTAATGATTCACTTTTTTCATTCCTCTGATTATCGTTATACGATTTTTCCTGCAGTGAATCTAGGATGGTGACCAATTCGCTAAAAACCTTTGTAATTTCTTCAGATTTTCCTTTTTTATAATGACTGGAAATGGTCGGTGCTGTTTTTTCGAGCAGCTTTGCTACCGCTTTTTGCTGCTGCAAAATAAAGTAATAGGTAAAAACCTGTTCTTGAATAGGAGTTTGCTCTTTTAACATGTTCATCTGTAAACGTAATAATGAATTAATTAAAACCTCAAACTCATTCCGAAACTGGTTATATGAAAAGAGTGAAATATCTTGATAAAATTGATCAAGTTCAAATTTGAATAGTGGTCTGACTGGCTCTTGTTTTAATAAATCGTTCGCATATCTCGCCTGCTTTATTAACGGGTGGATCCATTTCTCAATATCAACTTCTTCTAACTCTTTATCACTATCACCAAATGACAAACCAAAATAAGGGGTATGATCACGATACTTCCAAACCCTGCTGATAAAAAAAGCAATAATATATGCCGTCGAATAGCCATAACCAGCAAAAATAATCTCATCGCCCGCACGGTGTTTTACCTTGCAATGGCCAAACTCCTTCGTCCAAACATTGATTGAGGCCACCATCTCATCTAGGTAGTTCGTTAATTCTTCTCCTATTTCAGCGGAAGAAGAGTTACTTACATCTAGTATAAAAATTGAAATTGGATGATTCATTAGCTTTCTCCTTCATTTCAAAATTAGATTATATAGTCTAATTTTAATGAATTTAGATTAAGTAGTCAAACTTTCATCCAATTAGATAAAAAAGCACCTAAATGACCGTAAAACTCCGCCACTCTTGTGGTAAAAGGTCTTGATACTGCCTATGTAAAAACCGGTCGTCTACCAGCACAATGGTCCCGTGGTCCTCTTCCGAACGAATTAACCTCCCGCCCGCCTGTAAAACTTTGTTCATTCCAGGATAAACATAGGCATAATCATAACCGTTTTTTTCCTTTTGATTGAAATGTTCCTTTATCAGATTCCGTTCATAACAAAGCTGTGGCAGACCTACCCCGATCACCACCACTCCGTTTAACCGATCACCTTTTAAATCCACACCCTCTGAAAAAACACCGCCAAGTACGGCGAATCCTATCAATGTCTCTGTTTGATTTGGTTTAAACGTTTCTAAAAAGGCTTCTCTTTCCAGCTCAGACATTCCCGCACCTTGAAGTAAGGTATGGATTCCCGGGTATTCTGTAATAAGCTGTTCATATACCGCAAGTAAATATTGATAGGACGGAAAAAAAACTAAATAATTACCTGGTCGATTTTGAACTAAGGCATGAATCATAGATGCAATTGGCTCTTTTGTTCTCTCTCGGTCACGATATCTAGTCGAGAGCGGTTTGATAAAAATATCTGTCTGCTCTTCTTTAAAAGGCGAAGGAATCGAAAGTGTATAATCGTCCACTTGCCCGCCTAACATATCCTGATAATAAGATAACGGCGATAGTGTGGCAGAAAAAAAGACTTTTGACCGAAAGTTTTTTCCCATTTTCTGTAGTAATTTGGATGGATCGATACAGAACAATTTTAGTGTTACATCGTTTTTATTTTTCTCTCCATAAATCACATAATGCTCATCAAGTAATTCAACTATTTTCATAAAAGCATTGACTTGAAAGTACAGCTCCAGCAGGTTTGGAGCATTCTCTTTTTGTAGGAAAAATTCAGCACCTTCATTAAATTGGGTTAACAACTCAACCAATTCTTCATCCAGCTGCTCCACAGTAAACTCACTCTGCTCACCATGAAGCTTTTTCAATGAAATAAACCAGGCATTTATTTTTGAAGCAAAATCGGAGATAACCTTATTGACAGTTTTAAATTCCTTTTTTAATTGAAGAAACGTATCCTTGTTTAAGGAGGCAGAGAACATTTCTCTTCCGCGATCAACCAGATTATGAGCTTCATCAACTAACAAGAGTGTTGACTTCTTCTGCTCCTCGAACAATCGTTTTAACGATACGCGAGGATCAAAAATATAATTATAATCACAAATGACAGCGTCAACTGCATAAGCAAGATCAATCGAGAACTCAAAAGGACAAATGGTATGTTTTCGAGCGTATTTCTCGATTACCTCACGATTCATAGTGGTTTCATTCATTACGATATCTAACACAGCTTCATTTATTCGATCATAATAGCCATCAGCAAACTCACAATAATCCTTCTGGCATTTGGTCTCCTCCTTAAAACAAACCTTGTCTTTCGCTGTAATCGTAACGGATTTCAAACATAGCCCGCAAGATTGCATTCGTTCTACAGCCTCTTCAGCCGTTGTTCTGGTAATAGTCTTAGCAGTCAGATAAAAAATTCGATTTAAATGCCCCTCACCCATAGCTTTAACAGCAGGAAAGAAGGTTGAAATCGTTTTGCCAATCCCAGTTGGTGCTTTTACAAATAAACTCTTTTCTTCTGAGATCGTCTTGTAAACACCACCAGCTAGTTTCCTTTGACCTGCACGGTAAGAATCAAATGGAAAAACCAGTTGTTTACTACTTTCATTCCTCGCTTGGCGGTGATCATGAAGTAATTTTGCATAAGGATAATAATTTTCGACCACCTCATGAACAAAAACATCTAGTTCCTCCAATGTAAAACAATTTTTCAGATATCTTTTCTCATCACTTTCAACCTGCACATAGGTAAGCTGCACAAAAATCTCCGGTAACTGATGGTCCATGGCATATATATAAGCGTACATTTTTGCTTGTGCCCAATGAACAGGAATACCTTCTTGTCCAAGATGTTCCAACGGCTGAGAAGTGGATTTTATCTCATCTATGATTACCTCACCATTCCGCAATAATAAACCATCACATCTTCCATCAATAGTAAATATGACATCTTTAAAGGGTAGGTCAGCTCGAAGATAAACTTCCTTTTGATCAGAATCTTGATATGTACGTTGGATTTTTTGGTGAATTCTTGTTCCATCTAAAAGTGTGGACTGTGACCGAAAACGGGAATCAATACTGCCACTGCTATAAACATGTTCCACAAGCGTCCTAACCGCTATTTGTATGGTATTTGCCAAGAAAATCACCTTCTTCAAAAATAAGAATATATGTTTGTATCTTATTATAACAGAAATCTTTTCTCGCATAACAAGGATCGAAAAAAATAGAGAACAAGAATGTACCTTGTTCTCTATTACTTATTATGAACGGATTTGACCTGTTCCCTGTACAATTGCCTTTGTCGTGGTAATGGCTCTTAAACCCATTGGACCGCGTGCATGTAGTTTTTGTGTACTAATCCCGATTTCCGCTCCATAGCCAAATTGTTCCCCATCGGTAAAACGAGTGGAAGCATTATGATAGACGACGGCTGCATCGATCGCTTGGAAAAATAACCGTACATTTTCATCATTTTCACTGATGATGGCTTCTGAATGCTTCGTTCCATACTTGTCGATATGTTGGATGGCTTCCTTCACACTCTTTACCAATTTCACGGCTAGAATCGGTGCTAAAAATTCGTTCTGCCAGTCCTCTTCAACGGCAATTTTTACAAAAGGGTATTGCGCTGCCAGCTCTTTATCCCCTCTAAGCTCCACCCCTTTTTCCTTTAAGGAATGAACGATCTCTTGTTTATGTGGCCAATCCTCGTGAAGAATAAGGGATTCAGCCGCATTACAAACAGAAGGACGGTGTAATTTTGCATTAATCGTAATATCAATAGCCATTTGCTTTTCTGCAGTCTCATCAATAAATATATGACAATTCCCAACACCCGTTTCAAGCACAGGTACAGTCGCATTTTGAATAACCGATTGAATCAAACCTGCACCTCCTCGGGGAATCAGAACGTCAAGATATTGATTTAGTTTAAACATTTGCGAAGCTGTTTCCCTGCTCGTATCCTCGAGCAGTTGAACGGCATCGGCTGGTATTTTACTATCTGCTAAAGCCTCACGCATTACTTTCACAAGTGCCTTATTAGAGTAAAGAGCCGAAGTACTTCCTCTTAAAAGAACAGCATTTCCCGCTTTTAAGCAAAGACTGCCTGCGTCCACCGTTACATTCGGACGCGCTTCATACACCATTCCGATAACACCAATCGGAACACGAACGGTATGAATCTTTAACCCATTCGGACGCTCCCAAGCTTCAATCGTTTCGCCGATTGGATCTTCAAGTACAATCAATTGGCGAATCCCTTCTACAATCTGCTCGATTCTTTCTTCCGTAAGCAATAACCGATCCAACAAAGAAGGCGAAAATCCTTTTTCCTCTCCTGCTGCAATATCTTTAGCATTTTCAGTAAGGATCAATTCTTTCTCTGTCAATAATCGGTCAGCCATTTTTGCTAAAGCTTCATTTTTCTCTTCCGTAGTGAGAATAGCAAGAACCTTTGATGCTGCTCTTAGTTTTACAGCTTTTTCTAATAATTCACTCATAGTAAATTTCACTCCTCCGGCAAAAGGACCCAGTTATTTCGATGAATCACTTCTGCTCTTTTATTAATAGAAAAATTTTTCGTTTTCTCGCCAGGTAAACCTTTGACCATTTGAAGATTTTTTGCAGAATAATAGATTTGTCCTTTGCCAATCAATTCACCTCTTTGATTGTGAACCTCGACAACATCCATCGCATTAAAATCACCAATAACATTTGTAACACCAACAGGCAGCAAACTTTTCCCATTTGTAACAATTGCCTGTTCTGCACCGTCATCAATCTCGACAATGCCAGCAGTATGAGAATGAAAAGCAATCCATTGCTTTTTCTTTTGCATTTGTGTTTGGAAGGAGCCGCCAATATAAGTTCCGTCGCCTTTCCCCTCTAAAATATTTAAGAGCTTTTCCTTTCCCTGTCCTTTCCCGACAAAGACACTAACCCCGAAGGAAAGAGCTTTTTTCGCAGCAAGCAGCTTCGATTTCATTCCGCCTGTACCAACGGAGGACCCACTTCCTCCTGCAGCTTCAAGCAGTTCATCGTTAACCCTGGGAATAAAGTCATACTTCTTCGCGTCCTTCATCACTTTTGGATTACCGTCATATAAGCCATTTACATCCGTTAAGATAATTAATGCATTCGCATGTAAAAACCCGCTTACAAGCGCAGACAGCATATCATTATCACCAAAGGTTAATTCCTCAATTGAAACAGAATCGTTTTCATTAATAATCGGTATAACGCCCCTTTGAAGCAGCTCAGATATCGTATTGTAAAGATTGTGAAACCGCTCAAGGCTGTAAAAATCTTCTCTAGTTAATAGAATTTGGGCTGGTACAATACCAAACTCTTTAAATTGCAAATGATAATGCTGCATTAATAATCCTTGACCGACTGCTGCTGCTGCCTGCTTCCCTGCTGTGGTTTTTGGCCGTGTCGGATACCCTAACGCCCCAAAACCTGCAGCAACTGCACCAGAAGAGATGAGTATGACATCGTGACCCTGTTCTTTTATACATGCCAGTGCTTCAACATGGTCACGAATTTTTTCTTCTGATATCGTACCTGAAGCTGTTGTTAATGAACTGCTGCCTATTTTTACAACCACGAGTTGTTTCTTCATTTCCTCTAACCCCTCTAAAAAAAGTAAAAAAACGACTCTTCTGTCCCTGTAAAAAGGACGGAAGAATCGTTTCCGCGGTACCACCTTCATTGATGCTTTTAGCATCCACTTTAACTCCGTAACGAGGGAAAACGGCTTATGTTTTCATAAGCGGTGTGAAAAGGGCAGGTTCAATCTCTTTCGCGTGAGAAACCTTACAGCCTGTGGGTTTCACTCTCTTTCACGTTCCCAAGTTTACTAATCCCTTACCATTAGCAATTTGTAATTTTACTTATTATCTAAAGAAATGAGCAAATTGTCAAGGATGTTTTTTGAAAATTAAATCATTACATTTAGTTCTTTAGTTAATGTTATCTGTTACTAACTGTCCGATTAAATAATCGCATACCTTTTCTGAATTTAATTTTGCTGCAATAAAGGGAGGCTGTAGCCCTTTTCCTCTTCCTAGCTGGAAACCGAGCCAGAGAATATGCTCATCAATGACAACAAACGGGAAGGAACACCCAGCCTCCTGCCATGAGTCAGGCTGTATTTCTGGAATTGGTTTCTCAGAAATAACGGTGAGTGTGACGGACGGATTCCGATGAACTAAAACATTTGTCCATGACTCTGGTAAAACAATCGTTACTGGTAAGGAAATAATAATTGAAGAACGGGCATTTTCTATGTCTCTAAGCACCTTGTCTAATTTTAGTGCATGGATCCACTTTAAATTAGGATGTTGATTTCTAATCCAGGTGCCAATATCCTTTGTTTTCACACTTTGCTGATGTTTTTCTTGATGTTCAACCAACTGCCTAATCGTTTTCCTATTATAGACATGTTTACGTATAAAAGCGATATTACAGACATGAATAAATTTTCCCTTTGTTCTTGTAATTGCCACATTTATGAGTCGTTCACTATCTTTTCCCGTTAATAGCATTCCCGCTCGTTCCTGTGGATTGGAATCTACTGTATCAAAGATCATTACATCTCTTTCACTGCCTTGAAAGCGGTGAACGGTGGCAGAAACGATATCTGCAGTTAACCGTTCTTTTTCATATAAATCCTGCAGCAAGAGATCCATTAAATTTGCTTGTGCTCGGTAGGGTGTTACATAACCGATGGAACGAGCACCGCCTAGATAGGATTCATGAATCAGTTGAAAAGAAATCAGAGCCTGCCATAGATTTGACCTTGAATTAGAACTTTTTTCATTTATACAAAAAGCACCCATATAACTTGTATCTAATAGGATGGCAGCCCGTCCCGAAAAAGGTGCATGTTCCACAATCCTCTTTCTACTACTTCGTACACTTTCATGGTCACCTACAAGAGAATGATAAATGTATCGATTGGTAAAAGCAGATATATCTGGGTGCATCCTCCGCTGTTCTTTCAATAACAATAAATGCGGATGGAGCTTACCCTCCTCCACCCAATCTGCCACACCCGCTCGATGAAAAACATCCTCTTTTAGCCATTTTGTTACGAGTGAGTCCCTGGACGAGGCGATAGGTGGTAATTGTTTAAAATCTCCGCATATAATGACTCTTTTACCAAGAGAGGCTGCAAATGCTGCCTGTGGTACATAAGCCATACTTGCTTCATCCACGATCACAACATCAAAATCTTTCCCATATATAGCAGGATCACTAGCTGCTTTTGCAAGGGTGGAGCCCACCACAAGGGCATTTTTTACAAATTCTATTTCTTTTTGACGTATTTTTTCAAGCACTCTGGCAATCTTTTTCTCAAGTTCCAATAGTTGATTTGTATCTCTTTTACTAAAAGAACGGGCAATATCATGTTTTAGGTTTTTTCTTTCTTCTATTAAAGCATTTTTATCTTCTACGAGACTATGTTCCTGTTTCTGGAGGAGCTGACTGGTGGTAAGTGCTTCTTCGCTATCCTCTCCCACGCCGGTATTAGATCCATACCGAAGTACATCCCCTTCTTTGAAGCGGTCTTTCTTTTTAATAAAAGCTGAAATCTCACTGATTAATACATCTACTGCTTGGTTACTATGCGAAAGGATAAGTACCGTTTTTCCTTGAAAATATTTATTTGCAGCAACCCGTGCAAGGGTATAGGTTTTACCGGTTCCAGGCGGTCCCCACACAAAGGTGACCGGGTTGTATTTTGAACGTAGAACCAATTCATGGACATTGCTTTTAACCTTTTCAATGGGGTGTTTTGCCGGCATCGAAGGGTTCATTAACCGGTTGACCCTTAAACGTTTCTGCTTGCTTTTGTTGACTTCGTCTAACCGTTCGATGAGCTGCTGAAGCAGCTCCCAAGGATCATGATAGATATAGGCATCAGGGATTAAATCACCTAATGATTGTTCTAATTGAACAATGATCCCCTTCCCCTCAGAAGAAAGGGTCCGTCCTCCCTGTTTTACGCCTCCCCATACAAGCGTAATAGAAGAACCAACTGGTATTTTTAATGAGAAGGCAGTATCAAAATAATAGGTAAATGTCCCATCGTTTGACAGCAGCCTGCCATTGGTCACTCTATATTTGTTACTGCCATATTTTTTCAAGTAAAGTATTTCATTTTCAAGTGCCTGCTGCCACTCTTTCATATAAACTGTCTTCGTCATTGTTTTCATCCTTTAATTACTCTAAATGTCAATTTACTATAGCATGTTTTAGCAAAAAAAATAAATCTAACTCGTAAAATTATGAATCTATGAATTATAAAATTTTTCTGCAGTGAAAAATTTCGACATCCATTCTTCTCTTTGTCATATTTTAAAAAATAACCACGATAAAAAAATTGCTGTCAATGTGTGGGATAGAAAGGAAATTTCAAACTGCAAAATGAATAGTTATTTAGCACCAGCCGCACAAGGTTGAAAACTACAAACAGGTGAAAAAGGTCTTTATTTCGAGAACGGTTTGTGACCTTGGACCGAGTATCCCCCGAGTGAGACTCGGAATTTCTGTGCATATACATAGGTCATTTTACGTAGTAAAACCATTTCTCTACGACTGTTTAAGGAGGTAAAGATGAAACGAAGAGATTTTGTTAAATATGCGGGAGGCGGTCTTGCAGCGTTAGTTGTAGGAAGTGTGATGCCTGCATGGCTATCCAATAATTCACTTTTTGCAGTTAAACAGGTGCAGGAACTCAACTTTACCATTACAGACTCTATAAAAGACATGGTTACACATAATTCTATTAACCAAGCACAATGTTACTTTTGGTTGTACAAAGAGGCTAATTTCCCAGCAGAAA
This genomic stretch from Neobacillus niacini harbors:
- a CDS encoding FeoB small GTPase domain-containing protein; this encodes MGNSYRVALAGNPNTGKSTLFNALTGLRQHTGNWAGKTVSLAQGNVQYKDTTFNLIDLPGTYSLFSNSSDEEVARNYIVFEKPDVTVVVLDATSLERNFNLALQVLEMTNNVIICINLIDVAEKQGININERILTNRLGVPVIKISARNKKGFPMLLDTIDRIVTGAIECQPVQTTYPDDIEEQIKKIEPKVSELIGNELSARWVSLRLLDGDETLLNEINERFGQKERA
- a CDS encoding FeoA family protein; this translates as MSIPKTMRLVDGEKGNLIQITSLNLDGVMRRRLLDLGFVAGAMVEVIRKSPLGDPIAYRVSQTTIALRKEESSRIEGVLMTDGE
- a CDS encoding DUF3307 domain-containing protein, translated to MLLLSLILAHLIADFYLQTDEMVVDKMKNIKKHIGHHFLVNVLVLTVFYLFSSKEVSIITCLIFPLLFIVSSHLITDILKIRLLDTLKISNEENLKRASFFTIDQLIHLGTILLAGQYFLGVQLASIQEFFRNGKELGTINSVLFILIVLILATSVSGHMIKILLGSLPNQLLTFEGKYTFKNERQEAQYAKNHTGNRALTEEYNYTIFSKHDLSRGKLIGYIERLLVIVLTFYSAYPAIGFIVAAKSIARFKQMDDRNWAEYFLLGTLTSMFIGITLGILLREVLT
- a CDS encoding ATP-dependent DNA helicase, whose protein sequence is MANTIQIAVRTLVEHVYSSGSIDSRFRSQSTLLDGTRIHQKIQRTYQDSDQKEVYLRADLPFKDVIFTIDGRCDGLLLRNGEVIIDEIKSTSQPLEHLGQEGIPVHWAQAKMYAYIYAMDHQLPEIFVQLTYVQVESDEKRYLKNCFTLEELDVFVHEVVENYYPYAKLLHDHRQARNESSKQLVFPFDSYRAGQRKLAGGVYKTISEEKSLFVKAPTGIGKTISTFFPAVKAMGEGHLNRIFYLTAKTITRTTAEEAVERMQSCGLCLKSVTITAKDKVCFKEETKCQKDYCEFADGYYDRINEAVLDIVMNETTMNREVIEKYARKHTICPFEFSIDLAYAVDAVICDYNYIFDPRVSLKRLFEEQKKSTLLLVDEAHNLVDRGREMFSASLNKDTFLQLKKEFKTVNKVISDFASKINAWFISLKKLHGEQSEFTVEQLDEELVELLTQFNEGAEFFLQKENAPNLLELYFQVNAFMKIVELLDEHYVIYGEKNKNDVTLKLFCIDPSKLLQKMGKNFRSKVFFSATLSPLSYYQDMLGGQVDDYTLSIPSPFKEEQTDIFIKPLSTRYRDRERTKEPIASMIHALVQNRPGNYLVFFPSYQYLLAVYEQLITEYPGIHTLLQGAGMSELEREAFLETFKPNQTETLIGFAVLGGVFSEGVDLKGDRLNGVVVIGVGLPQLCYERNLIKEHFNQKEKNGYDYAYVYPGMNKVLQAGGRLIRSEEDHGTIVLVDDRFLHRQYQDLLPQEWRSFTVI
- a CDS encoding glutamate-5-semialdehyde dehydrogenase → MSELLEKAVKLRAASKVLAILTTEEKNEALAKMADRLLTEKELILTENAKDIAAGEEKGFSPSLLDRLLLTEERIEQIVEGIRQLIVLEDPIGETIEAWERPNGLKIHTVRVPIGVIGMVYEARPNVTVDAGSLCLKAGNAVLLRGSTSALYSNKALVKVMREALADSKIPADAVQLLEDTSRETASQMFKLNQYLDVLIPRGGAGLIQSVIQNATVPVLETGVGNCHIFIDETAEKQMAIDITINAKLHRPSVCNAAESLILHEDWPHKQEIVHSLKEKGVELRGDKELAAQYPFVKIAVEEDWQNEFLAPILAVKLVKSVKEAIQHIDKYGTKHSEAIISENDENVRLFFQAIDAAVVYHNASTRFTDGEQFGYGAEIGISTQKLHARGPMGLRAITTTKAIVQGTGQIRS
- the proB gene encoding glutamate 5-kinase; this translates as MKKQLVVVKIGSSSLTTASGTISEEKIRDHVEALACIKEQGHDVILISSGAVAAGFGALGYPTRPKTTAGKQAAAAVGQGLLMQHYHLQFKEFGIVPAQILLTREDFYSLERFHNLYNTISELLQRGVIPIINENDSVSIEELTFGDNDMLSALVSGFLHANALIILTDVNGLYDGNPKVMKDAKKYDFIPRVNDELLEAAGGSGSSVGTGGMKSKLLAAKKALSFGVSVFVGKGQGKEKLLNILEGKGDGTYIGGSFQTQMQKKKQWIAFHSHTAGIVEIDDGAEQAIVTNGKSLLPVGVTNVIGDFNAMDVVEVHNQRGELIGKGQIYYSAKNLQMVKGLPGEKTKNFSINKRAEVIHRNNWVLLPEE
- a CDS encoding AAA domain-containing protein produces the protein MTKTVYMKEWQQALENEILYLKKYGSNKYRVTNGRLLSNDGTFTYYFDTAFSLKIPVGSSITLVWGGVKQGGRTLSSEGKGIIVQLEQSLGDLIPDAYIYHDPWELLQQLIERLDEVNKSKQKRLRVNRLMNPSMPAKHPIEKVKSNVHELVLRSKYNPVTFVWGPPGTGKTYTLARVAANKYFQGKTVLILSHSNQAVDVLISEISAFIKKKDRFKEGDVLRYGSNTGVGEDSEEALTTSQLLQKQEHSLVEDKNALIEERKNLKHDIARSFSKRDTNQLLELEKKIARVLEKIRQKEIEFVKNALVVGSTLAKAASDPAIYGKDFDVVIVDEASMAYVPQAAFAASLGKRVIICGDFKQLPPIASSRDSLVTKWLKEDVFHRAGVADWVEEGKLHPHLLLLKEQRRMHPDISAFTNRYIYHSLVGDHESVRSSRKRIVEHAPFSGRAAILLDTSYMGAFCINEKSSNSRSNLWQALISFQLIHESYLGGARSIGYVTPYRAQANLMDLLLQDLYEKERLTADIVSATVHRFQGSERDVMIFDTVDSNPQERAGMLLTGKDSERLINVAITRTKGKFIHVCNIAFIRKHVYNRKTIRQLVEHQEKHQQSVKTKDIGTWIRNQHPNLKWIHALKLDKVLRDIENARSSIIISLPVTIVLPESWTNVLVHRNPSVTLTVISEKPIPEIQPDSWQEAGCSFPFVVIDEHILWLGFQLGRGKGLQPPFIAAKLNSEKVCDYLIGQLVTDNIN